In Candidatus Leptovillus gracilis, a single window of DNA contains:
- the lysA gene encoding diaminopimelate decarboxylase, with protein sequence MTTFTYHQQHLHCESVPLADIAAQVGTPVYVYSRAELQQRATAYQTAVPSARSLVCYAVKANGNPTLLRLLSDAGLGADVTSGGELFLALHGGIAPEKIIYSGVGKTRAEIEAAVRANIHALHIESEMELLTVESVARELQTQAAVSARVNPDINVQTHPYISTGQHSHKFGVPLPTAVHLLRLAAASPYLRPVGLAAHIGSQITDVTPFGEAARFLVTAAQQLAESGIPLRYLDVGGGLGIDYADDDVPTIAGWAAAVAQPVLQAGYNVVLEPGRSIVGPAGILLTQVVYTKNQGEKHFTIVDAGMNDLIRPTLYSAYHPVQTVKQSADDSERITTTVVGPICETGDFLAKERPLSAMQPGELLAVLQAGAYGFAMSSNYNGRVRPAEVLVDGAQFRVIRRRQEFAHLLDGCA encoded by the coding sequence ATGACCACATTTACATACCACCAACAACACCTGCACTGTGAATCTGTGCCCCTGGCCGACATTGCCGCCCAGGTAGGCACGCCGGTCTACGTCTACAGCCGGGCCGAACTACAACAGCGGGCGACGGCTTATCAGACGGCCGTCCCGTCCGCACGCAGCCTGGTTTGTTACGCCGTAAAAGCCAACGGCAACCCGACTCTGCTGCGCCTGCTGTCTGACGCCGGCCTGGGGGCCGACGTCACAAGCGGCGGCGAGCTATTTCTGGCGCTGCACGGCGGCATTGCCCCGGAAAAGATCATCTACTCCGGCGTGGGCAAAACGCGGGCGGAAATTGAGGCGGCCGTGCGCGCCAACATTCACGCCCTCCACATCGAGTCGGAGATGGAACTGTTAACCGTGGAAAGCGTCGCCAGGGAGCTGCAAACCCAGGCGGCTGTCAGCGCGCGCGTCAACCCAGACATCAACGTACAGACCCATCCCTACATCAGCACGGGGCAGCATTCGCATAAATTTGGCGTGCCGCTGCCAACGGCCGTCCACCTGCTGCGGTTGGCAGCCGCTTCCCCCTACTTACGCCCGGTGGGTCTGGCCGCCCACATCGGCTCGCAAATCACCGACGTGACTCCGTTTGGCGAAGCTGCGCGTTTCCTGGTAACGGCCGCGCAGCAGTTAGCTGAATCAGGTATCCCACTGAGGTATTTGGATGTTGGTGGTGGACTGGGGATTGACTATGCGGATGATGATGTTCCAACAATTGCAGGTTGGGCAGCGGCCGTTGCCCAACCTGTTCTGCAAGCCGGTTACAACGTGGTCCTGGAACCGGGACGCTCGATTGTTGGTCCAGCTGGTATACTACTTACTCAAGTTGTCTACACGAAAAATCAGGGCGAAAAACATTTCACCATTGTAGATGCCGGTATGAACGACCTGATTCGCCCAACGCTGTACAGCGCCTACCACCCTGTGCAAACGGTTAAACAATCAGCGGACGACAGTGAACGAATAACCACAACTGTCGTCGGGCCAATCTGTGAAACAGGGGATTTTTTGGCCAAGGAACGACCGCTGTCGGCCATGCAGCCGGGTGAGTTGCTGGCTGTGTTGCAGGCCGGGGCGTATGGCTTTGCGATGAGTTCCAATTATAACGGCCGTGTCCGCCCTGCCGAGGTGTTGGTAGATGGCGCCCAGTTCCGGGTGATTCGCCGTCGCCAGGAATTTGCCCATTTGCTAGATGGATGTGCGTGA
- a CDS encoding GNAT family N-acetyltransferase: MKTCQLSFRPAAVEDFVACLAIDHSYQTNRIWQMVVSQPPANQPIETIGVRFQTLRLPKTTTIPYPHDQEELPKRWWRADWFLVGEQQEQIHAYATATLEALRPAAWISDLAVAPSQRRQGHGSQLIAAAVHWARQENIRHLLAALPMKNDPAMTFLRKNGFFFCGYNEAHFKQHDIELYFCLKL; the protein is encoded by the coding sequence ATGAAGACATGCCAACTGAGCTTTCGGCCGGCGGCCGTAGAAGATTTTGTCGCCTGTCTGGCCATAGACCACAGCTACCAGACCAACCGCATCTGGCAAATGGTCGTCAGCCAGCCGCCCGCCAACCAGCCGATAGAAACCATCGGCGTGCGTTTTCAAACGCTGCGCCTACCCAAAACAACCACCATCCCCTATCCCCATGACCAGGAAGAGCTGCCCAAACGCTGGTGGCGTGCGGATTGGTTCCTGGTGGGCGAGCAGCAAGAACAAATCCATGCTTATGCCACTGCCACGCTGGAAGCGCTGCGGCCGGCCGCCTGGATTAGCGACCTGGCCGTTGCCCCATCGCAGCGCCGCCAGGGACATGGCTCACAACTGATTGCCGCCGCCGTCCACTGGGCCAGACAAGAAAACATCCGCCACTTGCTGGCTGCCCTGCCCATGAAAAACGACCCGGCCATGACATTTCTGCGCAAAAACGGATTTTTCTTTTGCGGGTATAATGAGGCCCACTTTAAACAGCACGACATCGAACTCTATTTCTGCCTGAAATTATAA
- a CDS encoding valine--tRNA ligase, giving the protein MPDMPKTYNFQDTEERLYQWWERNGWFKPETRPADARPFVISIPPPNVTGELHMGHVMFVALEDLMIRRARMQGRAALWVPGVDHAGIATQLQVEKMLLRTLEETREEIGRERFLQHTWEWKEKYGSYITKQLRRLGASCDWDRERFTLDEGLSTAVREAFVRMYRLGLIYQAEYLVNWSPGLQTAVSDLEVEYSEEPGFLYYFNYPMAGGGSLPVATTRPETILGDAAVAVHPDDERYQAFIGKTCLVPMLDREIPIIADEYVDMAFGTGALKITPGHDPNDFEIGKKHGLAIINVMNRDATMNHHAGPYAEMERFACREKLWADMEAAGLTIKKDNYTLNVPRSQRGGEIIEPLVSKQWFVDAEPTAKMGLRAVHSGRIKIVPERFVKVWDNWLQNIRPWCISRQLWWGHRIPVWYCADCGGQTVTSTDPSHCAHCASPHIEQDPDVLDTWFSSALWPFSTLGWPEQTPDLARFYPTDVMETGYDILFFWVARMVMSAALFTNDIPFHTVYLHGLVRDEHGRKMSKSYGNVTDPLEVMGEYGTDALRFTLLTSGTPGADLNLALEKVASNRNFANKIWNATRFITRSLNKANRADKPATPDYTPADQWILTRLAQVIKQADRLMDNYLFGEAGRQVYDFLWSDFADWYVETAKVQLEAGGAAAWTTLAVLRRVLDHSLRLLHPYIPFVTEETWQQLRQAFVDADLGIAPDEGWAEALIIADWPMADRIYPEGAADYERLRDLVREIRAARSDNQVEPARKIGAVVVAGERTAVLQSQRATLAFLARLNDDRLHIVPQSDAPDAAVTLALGDVTCYLPLAGMVDLEKEKARLSQELAALDKEVQRLTGLLDSPFAAKAPTAVVQKERDKLAQLQASQTELRERLASL; this is encoded by the coding sequence ATGCCCGACATGCCCAAAACCTACAACTTCCAGGACACCGAAGAACGCCTTTACCAGTGGTGGGAGCGAAACGGCTGGTTTAAGCCGGAAACGCGCCCGGCCGACGCCAGGCCATTTGTCATTTCCATCCCGCCGCCCAACGTTACCGGTGAACTGCACATGGGGCACGTGATGTTTGTCGCCCTGGAAGATTTGATGATTCGCCGTGCTCGGATGCAGGGGCGGGCGGCGTTGTGGGTTCCGGGCGTGGACCATGCCGGCATCGCCACGCAGCTGCAAGTGGAGAAGATGCTGCTGCGCACTCTAGAAGAGACGCGGGAGGAAATTGGCCGCGAGCGCTTTTTACAGCACACGTGGGAATGGAAGGAAAAGTACGGCAGCTATATCACCAAACAGCTACGCCGTCTGGGAGCAAGCTGCGATTGGGACCGTGAGCGATTCACCCTGGACGAGGGGTTGTCCACGGCGGTGCGCGAAGCCTTTGTGCGTATGTATCGTCTGGGGCTGATTTACCAGGCAGAGTATCTGGTCAATTGGTCGCCGGGGCTGCAAACGGCCGTATCTGACCTGGAAGTGGAGTACAGCGAAGAACCTGGTTTTCTGTACTACTTCAATTACCCGATGGCCGGCGGCGGCTCGCTGCCCGTTGCCACAACACGGCCAGAGACGATTTTGGGCGATGCGGCCGTTGCCGTTCACCCCGACGACGAACGCTACCAAGCATTCATTGGCAAAACCTGCCTGGTCCCCATGCTGGACCGCGAAATCCCGATCATCGCCGACGAGTACGTGGACATGGCCTTTGGTACAGGCGCGCTCAAAATTACCCCCGGCCACGATCCCAATGACTTTGAGATCGGCAAAAAACATGGTCTGGCAATCATCAACGTCATGAACCGCGACGCCACCATGAACCATCACGCCGGCCCTTATGCTGAGATGGAGCGCTTTGCCTGCCGTGAAAAACTGTGGGCCGACATGGAAGCCGCCGGGCTGACCATCAAAAAAGACAACTACACCCTCAATGTGCCGCGCAGCCAGCGCGGCGGCGAAATCATCGAGCCGCTGGTGAGCAAGCAGTGGTTTGTGGACGCCGAACCAACGGCCAAGATGGGGCTGCGCGCGGTCCACAGCGGCCGTATCAAAATTGTGCCCGAACGCTTTGTCAAAGTGTGGGACAACTGGCTGCAAAATATCCGCCCCTGGTGCATCAGCCGCCAATTGTGGTGGGGCCATCGCATTCCCGTCTGGTACTGCGCCGACTGCGGCGGGCAAACCGTGACCAGTACCGACCCATCCCACTGCGCCCACTGCGCCAGCCCGCACATCGAGCAAGACCCCGATGTGTTGGACACCTGGTTCAGCAGCGCCCTCTGGCCCTTCTCTACCCTGGGCTGGCCGGAGCAAACGCCCGATCTGGCCCGCTTTTACCCCACTGATGTCATGGAAACGGGTTACGACATCCTCTTCTTCTGGGTGGCGCGTATGGTGATGTCGGCGGCGCTGTTTACCAACGACATACCTTTCCATACGGTTTATCTGCATGGGCTGGTGCGCGACGAACACGGCCGTAAAATGAGCAAAAGCTACGGCAACGTTACCGACCCGCTGGAAGTGATGGGCGAATATGGTACGGATGCCCTGCGCTTTACCCTACTCACCAGCGGCACACCCGGCGCCGACCTCAATCTGGCGCTGGAAAAAGTAGCCAGCAACCGTAACTTCGCCAACAAAATTTGGAACGCCACGCGCTTCATCACCCGCAGCCTGAACAAGGCCAACCGCGCAGACAAACCGGCCACACCAGACTATACACCGGCCGACCAGTGGATTCTGACCCGGCTGGCTCAGGTGATCAAACAAGCCGACCGTCTGATGGACAACTACCTGTTTGGCGAGGCAGGACGGCAGGTGTACGATTTTCTCTGGAGCGATTTTGCCGACTGGTATGTGGAGACGGCCAAAGTGCAGTTGGAAGCGGGCGGAGCAGCGGCCTGGACGACGTTGGCCGTCTTGCGGCGCGTGCTGGACCACAGCCTGCGGCTGCTGCATCCCTACATCCCGTTTGTCACCGAAGAGACGTGGCAGCAGCTCCGGCAGGCGTTTGTGGACGCCGACTTAGGCATTGCGCCAGACGAGGGCTGGGCTGAGGCGCTGATCATCGCCGATTGGCCGATGGCCGACCGCATTTACCCTGAAGGCGCGGCGGACTATGAGCGGCTGCGCGACCTGGTGCGCGAGATTCGCGCCGCCCGGTCGGACAACCAGGTGGAACCGGCGCGCAAAATTGGGGCTGTTGTGGTGGCAGGTGAACGAACGGCCGTCTTACAATCCCAACGTGCCACCCTCGCCTTCCTGGCCCGGCTAAACGACGACCGACTGCACATCGTGCCCCAGTCCGACGCCCCCGATGCGGCCGTCACCCTGGCCCTGGGCGACGTGACCTGCTATCTGCCGCTGGCGGGTATGGTGGACCTGGAAAAGGAAAAAGCGCGGTTAAGCCAGGAACTGGCCGCGCTGGACAAAGAGGTTCAGCGGCTGACCGGTTTGTTGGATAGTCCGTTTGCAGCGAAAGCGCCAACGGCCGTTGTACAAAAAGAGCGCGACAAACTGGCCCAACTACAGGCCAGCCAGACCGAACTCCGCGAGCGGTTGGCCAGCCTGTAG
- a CDS encoding DUF971 domain-containing protein, with the protein MEKIKPTGVTADRNERVLIINWNDGHVSRLPFAGLRAICPCVECRGGHENMGGPPDLGVMRTTRDENMNLKSVEAVGSYALQFAWSDGHWTGIYTWDFLRQADPALKS; encoded by the coding sequence ATGGAAAAAATAAAACCAACCGGCGTAACGGCCGATCGCAATGAGCGTGTATTGATCATCAACTGGAACGATGGGCACGTCAGTCGGCTGCCTTTTGCCGGGCTGCGGGCCATTTGTCCTTGCGTGGAGTGCCGGGGCGGGCACGAAAACATGGGTGGTCCACCCGATTTAGGGGTGATGCGCACCACCCGCGATGAAAACATGAATCTGAAGAGCGTCGAGGCTGTGGGCAGTTATGCCCTACAATTTGCATGGAGCGACGGCCATTGGACCGGCATTTACACCTGGGATTTCCTGCGCCAGGCCGACCCAGCCTTAAAATCGTGA
- the gyrB gene encoding DNA topoisomerase (ATP-hydrolyzing) subunit B: MAKQANSTSKYDETSIQVLKGLEAVRRRPGMYVGGTDVKALHHLVYEIVDNSIDEALAGRCDRIEVTIHPDNEVSVSDNGVGIPVALHPTEKVSALQLVMTTLHAGGKFDESAYKVSGGLHGVGAAAVNALSDWMEVQVKRDGHLHRQRYQRGLPDGPVEKVRKLKPGEDTGTTTTFRYDETIFTDGETYRFETLVNRFREMAFVTSSVYLKLRDERPSTPREMSFYFEGGVKSFVRYLNRNRKVLHDPIYVQKEVDRIGVEVALQYTEGVAISEFAFANTIHTPDGGTHLTGVRTAVTRIINKYARDNNFLKEKDTNFSSDDTREGITVVVSVKHPDPQFESQTKVKLMNAEVAGIVSSVTSEALSAYMEENPREARKIIDRCLTSSRARDAARKARDLVMRKSALESLTLPGKLADCSERDPAKCELYIVEGDSAGGTAKQGRDRHFQAILPLRGKILNTERARLDKILANNEVKSLISALGIGIGETMDMGNLRYHRILLMTDADVDGSHIRTLLLTFFFRYMPKLIENGHLYIAQPPLYAVKEGKNIHYTYTEAQQSTLLKQLEGKKYGVQRYKGLGEMNAQQLWETTMNPAERTLLQVTVEDALLADRTFDMLMGSEVAPRKRFIMTHSSEVRNLDV, from the coding sequence ATGGCAAAACAGGCAAATTCGACCAGCAAATACGACGAAACCAGCATCCAGGTGCTAAAAGGGCTGGAAGCAGTCCGCCGCCGGCCAGGCATGTATGTCGGCGGCACAGACGTGAAGGCGCTGCATCACCTGGTCTATGAAATTGTAGACAACTCCATTGATGAAGCCCTGGCCGGCCGCTGCGACCGCATCGAAGTGACCATTCACCCCGACAATGAGGTCAGTGTCAGCGACAATGGCGTGGGCATTCCGGTGGCCCTGCACCCCACCGAAAAGGTGTCGGCGCTGCAATTGGTGATGACCACGCTGCACGCCGGGGGCAAGTTCGATGAATCGGCTTATAAAGTATCTGGTGGGCTGCATGGCGTGGGCGCGGCGGCGGTGAATGCCTTGTCTGATTGGATGGAAGTCCAGGTAAAACGGGACGGCCACCTGCACCGGCAGCGTTACCAGCGCGGGCTGCCAGATGGCCCGGTAGAAAAGGTGCGCAAGTTGAAGCCAGGTGAAGATACCGGCACAACAACGACGTTTCGTTATGATGAAACGATCTTCACCGATGGCGAGACGTACCGTTTTGAGACGTTAGTTAACCGGTTCCGCGAGATGGCGTTTGTGACCAGCAGCGTCTACCTAAAACTGCGCGACGAACGGCCGTCTACGCCCCGTGAAATGAGCTTCTATTTTGAAGGCGGCGTCAAATCCTTTGTGCGCTATCTGAATCGCAACCGCAAGGTGCTGCACGATCCGATTTATGTGCAAAAAGAGGTAGACCGCATCGGCGTGGAAGTCGCGCTGCAATATACAGAAGGCGTGGCAATTTCCGAATTTGCTTTTGCCAACACCATCCATACACCCGATGGCGGAACCCATCTCACCGGGGTACGCACGGCCGTTACCCGCATCATCAACAAATACGCCCGCGACAACAACTTCCTCAAGGAGAAAGACACCAACTTCTCCAGCGACGACACCCGCGAAGGCATCACCGTCGTCGTCAGCGTCAAACACCCGGACCCGCAGTTCGAGAGCCAGACCAAAGTGAAGCTGATGAACGCCGAAGTTGCCGGCATTGTTTCCTCCGTCACCAGTGAAGCGCTGTCGGCTTATATGGAGGAGAACCCCCGCGAGGCGCGCAAGATCATTGACCGCTGCCTCACCTCTTCGCGCGCCCGTGACGCCGCCCGCAAAGCGCGCGACCTGGTGATGCGCAAGAGCGCCCTGGAAAGCCTTACCCTGCCCGGCAAACTGGCCGACTGCTCCGAGCGCGACCCGGCCAAGTGTGAGCTGTATATCGTTGAAGGTGATTCGGCCGGCGGCACAGCCAAACAAGGGCGCGACCGCCATTTTCAGGCGATTTTGCCGCTGCGTGGCAAAATTTTAAATACGGAACGGGCGCGTTTAGACAAAATTCTGGCCAATAACGAAGTGAAATCGCTCATTTCGGCGCTGGGCATTGGCATTGGCGAGACGATGGACATGGGCAATTTGCGTTACCATCGCATCCTTCTCATGACCGACGCTGACGTAGACGGCAGCCACATTCGCACACTGCTGCTGACCTTTTTCTTCCGCTATATGCCCAAGCTCATTGAGAACGGCCATCTTTACATTGCTCAGCCGCCACTTTATGCCGTAAAAGAGGGCAAAAACATCCACTACACCTACACCGAGGCGCAGCAAAGCACTTTGCTGAAGCAGTTGGAAGGCAAGAAATATGGCGTGCAGCGCTATAAAGGGCTGGGCGAGATGAACGCGCAGCAGCTATGGGAGACGACGATGAATCCGGCCGAACGCACGCTGCTGCAAGTGACGGTGGAAGATGCGCTGCTGGCGGATCGAACCTTCGATATGTTGATGGGCAGCGAAGTAGCGCCGCGCAAACGGTTTATTATGACGCACAGCAGCGAGGTGCGGAACCTGGACGTATGA
- the ftsH gene encoding ATP-dependent zinc metalloprotease FtsH: MNAARISRWLIYTLIAAAILAILWNISATATPSAEISISQLAQQIKTNEIANIQVSSSGQEVVIHYANDAKPPVKANVSGVSSLEELLQSYGVTGSDYADNLPTITYARRSQFTGLLSMIGVFLPAILMVVFIFFIFRQTQGSNNQAMSFGKSRARMFTSDHPSVTFADVAGADEAKEELKEVVEFLREPEKFVSFGARIPKGVLLVGSPGTGKTLLAKAVSGEAGVPFFSIAGSEFVEMFVGVGASRVRDLFEQAKRHSPCIIFIDEIDAVGRQRGAGLGGSHDEREQTLNQILVEMDGFDTDTHVIIVAATNRPDILDPALMRPGRFDRRVVIDRPDIRGREAIFKVHLRGKPVAGSVNVPQLARSTPGFVGADIENTVNEAALLSARRNKKNISMAEFQEAIERVQLGPERKSRVITPEEREIIAYHEAGHALVSHFLPDAPPLRKITIVPRGMGLGLTWYMENDNLLPNKSQLMAQIASTLGGRVAEEVVFGEVTAGASNDLQRVTQIARTMVTQYGMSRDLGLRVYGQKQEMVFLGREISEQRDYSDAVAELIDQEVRALIDQEYDRARAILSENRETLDRVARELIERETLEAEEFVAVIEGIERAPTVGTAVKHPSSPSKEEARDWSNPSLNLPPSPSPA, translated from the coding sequence ATGAATGCAGCACGAATCTCCCGATGGCTAATTTATACGTTAATTGCCGCCGCCATCCTTGCCATCCTCTGGAACATCAGCGCCACAGCCACGCCCAGCGCCGAAATTTCCATCAGCCAGCTGGCCCAACAAATCAAAACCAACGAAATCGCCAACATCCAAGTCAGCAGCAGCGGGCAAGAAGTCGTCATCCATTACGCCAACGACGCCAAACCACCGGTTAAAGCCAATGTCAGCGGCGTTAGCTCCCTGGAAGAACTCTTGCAAAGCTACGGCGTCACCGGCAGCGACTACGCCGACAACCTGCCCACCATCACGTATGCCCGCCGCAGCCAATTCACCGGCCTTCTGTCTATGATTGGCGTTTTTCTCCCGGCCATTTTGATGGTCGTCTTCATCTTCTTCATCTTTCGCCAGACACAAGGCTCCAACAACCAGGCCATGTCCTTCGGCAAAAGCCGCGCCCGTATGTTCACCAGCGACCACCCCAGTGTCACCTTCGCCGACGTGGCCGGCGCCGATGAAGCCAAAGAAGAACTCAAGGAAGTGGTCGAATTTCTGCGTGAGCCAGAAAAATTCGTCAGTTTTGGCGCCCGTATTCCCAAAGGCGTGCTGCTGGTGGGCAGCCCTGGAACCGGCAAAACCTTACTGGCGAAAGCTGTCTCCGGCGAGGCGGGCGTGCCCTTCTTCTCCATCGCCGGGTCGGAGTTTGTGGAGATGTTCGTCGGCGTTGGGGCCAGTCGGGTCCGCGATTTATTTGAGCAGGCCAAACGCCACAGCCCCTGCATCATTTTTATTGACGAGATTGATGCCGTTGGCCGCCAGCGCGGCGCCGGCCTGGGCGGCTCCCACGACGAGCGTGAACAAACCCTGAATCAGATTCTGGTGGAGATGGACGGGTTCGACACCGATACCCATGTTATCATTGTCGCCGCCACCAACCGGCCCGATATTCTGGACCCGGCCCTGATGCGACCAGGCCGCTTTGACCGCCGCGTGGTGATAGACCGGCCGGATATACGCGGCCGGGAAGCCATATTTAAAGTGCATCTACGCGGCAAACCGGTGGCCGGCAGCGTCAACGTGCCGCAGCTTGCCCGTTCTACACCTGGGTTTGTCGGCGCGGACATTGAAAATACTGTCAACGAAGCAGCCCTGTTGTCTGCGCGGCGCAACAAGAAAAACATCAGCATGGCTGAGTTTCAGGAAGCCATCGAGCGCGTCCAGCTTGGCCCGGAACGCAAAAGCCGGGTCATTACGCCGGAAGAGCGCGAGATTATCGCCTATCATGAAGCGGGGCACGCGCTGGTGAGCCATTTTTTGCCAGACGCGCCACCGCTGCGCAAAATCACCATTGTGCCACGCGGCATGGGTTTGGGCCTGACCTGGTACATGGAAAACGATAATCTGCTGCCCAACAAGTCACAGCTAATGGCACAGATCGCCAGCACACTGGGCGGACGGGTCGCTGAAGAGGTCGTCTTTGGTGAAGTAACGGCCGGAGCCAGCAACGATTTGCAGCGTGTCACCCAAATTGCCCGGACGATGGTAACGCAGTATGGCATGAGCCGTGACCTGGGTCTGCGCGTTTACGGTCAGAAACAGGAAATGGTCTTTCTGGGTCGGGAAATCAGCGAGCAGCGGGATTATTCCGATGCCGTCGCTGAATTAATAGACCAGGAAGTGCGCGCGCTGATTGACCAGGAATATGACCGGGCGCGCGCAATTTTATCGGAGAATCGGGAGACGTTGGACCGGGTCGCCAGAGAGCTGATCGAGCGAGAGACGTTGGAGGCTGAAGAGTTTGTGGCGGTTATTGAGGGGATTGAACGCGCGCCGACGGTGGGAACGGCCGTTAAACATCCCTCATCACCCAGCAAAGAAGAAGCCCGCGACTGGAGCAACCCATCCCTTAATCTGCCGCCCTCGCCCTCGCCTGCCTGA
- a CDS encoding serine/threonine protein kinase has translation MLPYLTLTGKWVSQPPNPLFAFSPFRFTISVMHAELRTLNGRYRLLGRIGSGGMAAVYRAQDLKLGRIVAIKMLHESLTSDEGFLARFQREAHAAANLTHPNIVTVHDIGQEEHRHYIVMEYVDGFTLKQIIRDATEDGRFLPVSRVLDLAIQICHGIGYAHRANLVHCDLKPQNVLVTRDDRVKVADFGIARAITEASQHLAESQVWGTPQYISPEQASGEMPTPASDVYAIGVVMFEMLTGHLPFLGDSPTAVALKHLNEQPPSVMEYNPGVPRQLDDIVHKLLAKEPTARYSTAGQLGRILSTYRERSLADTGPVYPTLVRQQPTVKTAVPRPEQDTQFHPHPQPTAADAQDTPVRPMRPIKSSQDGQPIPAVADKALTPAAPDWVILGLGLVDVILLLGLIPLWYFVYRAWAG, from the coding sequence ATGCTACCATACCTGACCCTGACAGGCAAGTGGGTTTCCCAACCTCCCAACCCGCTCTTTGCCTTTTCCCCATTCCGCTTTACAATCTCGGTCATGCACGCAGAGTTACGTACCTTGAACGGCCGTTACCGGCTTTTAGGGCGCATTGGCAGCGGCGGCATGGCGGCCGTTTACCGCGCCCAAGACCTGAAATTGGGGCGCATCGTCGCCATCAAAATGCTGCACGAGAGCCTGACCAGCGATGAAGGCTTTTTGGCTCGCTTCCAGCGCGAAGCCCACGCCGCCGCCAATCTCACCCACCCCAACATCGTCACTGTCCATGACATCGGCCAGGAGGAACACCGGCATTACATCGTCATGGAGTATGTGGATGGCTTCACCCTGAAGCAGATTATCCGCGACGCCACAGAAGACGGCCGTTTCCTGCCCGTCAGCCGCGTCCTCGACCTCGCCATCCAGATTTGTCATGGCATCGGCTACGCCCATCGCGCCAACCTGGTCCACTGCGACCTGAAACCACAAAATGTCCTTGTCACCCGCGACGATCGGGTGAAAGTAGCCGATTTTGGCATCGCCCGCGCCATCACCGAAGCCAGCCAACACCTGGCCGAAAGCCAGGTCTGGGGCACGCCGCAATACATCTCGCCAGAGCAAGCCTCCGGCGAAATGCCCACGCCGGCTTCCGACGTTTACGCCATCGGTGTGGTGATGTTTGAGATGCTCACCGGCCACCTGCCTTTTTTGGGTGATTCACCGACGGCCGTTGCCCTGAAACACCTGAATGAACAACCACCCTCCGTCATGGAATACAACCCCGGCGTGCCCCGCCAACTAGACGACATCGTCCATAAGCTGCTGGCCAAGGAGCCAACCGCCCGCTACAGCACGGCCGGGCAGCTTGGCCGCATCCTGAGTACCTACCGCGAACGCAGCCTGGCCGACACCGGCCCCGTCTACCCCACCCTGGTCAGACAGCAGCCGACGGTGAAAACGGCCGTGCCCCGCCCAGAACAAGATACCCAATTCCACCCCCACCCCCAACCCACCGCCGCTGATGCCCAAGACACGCCCGTCCGTCCCATGCGCCCCATAAAATCATCCCAAGATGGACAACCCATACCAGCCGTCGCCGACAAAGCCCTCACCCCGGCCGCCCCCGATTGGGTGATTCTTGGCCTGGGACTTGTGGACGTCATTTTATTATTAGGACTAATACCCTTGTGGTATTTCGTCTACCGAGCCTGGGCTGGCTAA
- a CDS encoding YitT family protein codes for MVIRQLPGRVRARLITPANLDIARDYVTIVVGTAVTVVAMHFFFIPNTLVVGGVSGTAQIINSFTGWPIGTMVFIFNVPLFLLGWRYLGGKRFLIRTVVSATLYSVMLDGLQFFLPTQGITDDLLLNTLYGGILGGIGGGLVLRAKATGGGTDILARFLDKKYGIPISQGYLYTDGLIVLIAGLAFGWEFALYAIIGLYVWSIVAEVAMTGLNVERIVTIITNEPELVARQIMSQLERGVTAWEGQGMYTGQARKMLLCAVSRAEIGQVKALVYEADPGAFVIIGQAHEVLGEGFRRLTKDD; via the coding sequence ATGGTTATCAGACAATTACCCGGTCGGGTGCGGGCACGGTTGATCACGCCCGCTAACCTGGACATTGCGCGGGATTATGTGACGATTGTGGTGGGAACGGCCGTAACCGTTGTCGCCATGCACTTCTTCTTTATCCCCAATACACTGGTCGTTGGCGGCGTCAGCGGTACGGCGCAAATCATCAACAGCTTCACCGGCTGGCCCATTGGCACGATGGTGTTCATCTTCAACGTGCCCCTGTTTCTGCTGGGATGGCGCTATTTAGGCGGCAAACGCTTCCTCATCCGCACCGTCGTTTCAGCGACCCTCTATTCGGTGATGTTGGATGGGTTGCAGTTTTTTCTACCGACCCAAGGCATCACCGACGACTTGCTGCTGAACACATTATATGGCGGTATTTTGGGCGGCATTGGCGGCGGTTTGGTGCTGCGCGCCAAAGCGACCGGCGGCGGCACAGACATTCTGGCCCGCTTCCTGGATAAAAAATATGGTATCCCTATCTCTCAGGGATACCTGTACACCGATGGTCTCATCGTGTTAATCGCCGGGTTGGCCTTCGGTTGGGAATTTGCTCTGTACGCCATTATTGGCCTGTACGTCTGGAGCATCGTCGCCGAAGTGGCGATGACCGGTTTGAACGTGGAGCGCATCGTCACCATCATCACCAATGAGCCAGAACTGGTGGCCCGGCAAATCATGAGCCAGTTGGAGCGCGGCGTGACGGCCTGGGAAGGACAGGGCATGTACACCGGGCAGGCGCGCAAAATGCTGCTGTGCGCTGTCAGCCGGGCCGAAATCGGTCAGGTGAAAGCACTGGTTTATGAAGCAGACCCTGGCGCTTTTGTGATCATTGGGCAGGCTCATGAAGTTTTGGGCGAAGGGTTCCGGCGATTGACAAAGGACGATTGA